A genomic region of Methylobacterium durans contains the following coding sequences:
- the trpB gene encoding tryptophan synthase subunit beta produces the protein MTIAPTPNSFRTGPDERGRFGIFGGRFVAETLMPLILDLEAAYEAAKADPAFQAEMDSYLTHYVGRPSPLYYAERLTEHLRTGAKRGHGARVFFKREELNHTGSHKVNNVLGQILLARRMGKPRIIAETGAGQHGVATATLCARFGLQCVVYMGAVDVARQAPNVFRMKMLGAEVIPVESGTKTLKDAMNEALRDWVTNVADTFYCIGTVAGPHPYPAMVRDFQSIIGRETKSQMLAQEGRLPDSLIACIGGGSNAMGLFHPFLDDREVEIYGVEAAGHGVASGLHAASLTGGKPGVLHGNRTYLLQDADGQIADAHSISAGLDYPGIGPEHAWLHEAGRVTYLSATDSETLEAFKLCSKLEGIIPALEPAHALAKVLEIAPAKPADHLMVLNLSGRGDKDIPQVAEILGTRL, from the coding sequence GTGACCATCGCCCCCACCCCGAACTCGTTCCGCACCGGCCCCGACGAGCGCGGCCGCTTCGGCATCTTCGGCGGTCGCTTCGTGGCCGAGACCCTGATGCCGCTGATCCTCGACCTGGAGGCGGCCTACGAGGCGGCCAAGGCCGACCCGGCCTTCCAGGCGGAGATGGATTCCTACCTCACCCACTACGTCGGCCGGCCGAGCCCGCTCTACTACGCCGAGCGCCTGACCGAGCACCTGCGCACGGGCGCGAAGCGGGGCCACGGGGCGCGGGTGTTCTTCAAGCGCGAGGAATTGAACCACACCGGCTCGCACAAGGTGAACAACGTGCTCGGCCAGATCCTGCTCGCCCGCCGCATGGGCAAGCCGCGGATCATCGCCGAGACGGGGGCCGGCCAGCACGGGGTCGCCACCGCGACGCTCTGCGCCCGCTTCGGCCTGCAATGCGTGGTCTACATGGGCGCCGTCGACGTGGCCCGCCAAGCGCCCAACGTCTTCCGCATGAAGATGCTCGGCGCCGAGGTGATCCCGGTCGAATCCGGCACCAAGACGCTCAAGGACGCGATGAACGAGGCCCTGCGCGACTGGGTGACGAACGTCGCGGACACGTTCTACTGCATCGGCACGGTGGCGGGCCCGCACCCCTACCCGGCGATGGTGCGCGACTTCCAGTCGATCATCGGACGCGAGACGAAGAGCCAGATGCTCGCGCAGGAGGGGCGGCTGCCGGATTCGCTGATCGCCTGCATCGGCGGCGGCTCGAACGCGATGGGCCTGTTCCACCCCTTCCTCGACGACCGCGAGGTCGAGATCTACGGGGTCGAGGCGGCGGGCCACGGCGTCGCCTCGGGGCTGCACGCGGCCTCGCTCACGGGCGGCAAGCCGGGCGTGCTGCACGGCAACCGCACCTATCTCCTGCAGGACGCGGACGGGCAGATCGCCGACGCGCACTCGATCTCGGCGGGCCTCGATTATCCGGGCATCGGGCCCGAGCACGCGTGGCTCCACGAGGCCGGCCGCGTCACCTACCTCTCGGCGACCGATTCCGAGACGCTGGAGGCGTTCAAGCTCTGCTCGAAGCTCGAGGGCATCATCCCGGCCCTGGAGCCCGCCCACGCGCTGGCCAAGGTCCTGGAGATCGCGCCGGCCAAGCCCGCCGACCACCTGATGGTGCTGAACCTCTCCGGCCGCGGCGACAAGGACATCCCGCAGGTCGCCGAGATCCTCGGCACGCGGCTCTGA
- a CDS encoding tyrosine-type recombinase/integrase: MTLIRVKGFKIFKDRHGKPRCYHRKTGERIDLEKAPLGSAGFMAEVARIGAAQEKVAAKPGTLGSLIKAYREHTAFTDLAPQTQADYQKVLNYLKSIEGTDLKRFETPLIVRIRDKAAEKKGRRFGNYVKAVLSLLFAWGAERGHMRGNPAQGIKDIRRKKGAAEANRPWTDAERAAVLEAAPPHIKIPVALMMFTGLGPKDALTLPKASYRDGEISTSRAKTGEPVFWPVPLPLAMVLAAAPEHPAPTLCANSEGKPWTLSGFRASWRPIRVQLEKAGRVQPGLTLYGLRHTVAVILREIGHDERTIADALGQRTIEMARHYAKGADLAPKMRAVVASLDAELARRGVKTDPEKRQPLGGDA; encoded by the coding sequence ATGACGCTGATCCGCGTCAAGGGCTTCAAGATCTTCAAGGATCGGCACGGCAAGCCCCGCTGCTATCACCGGAAGACCGGCGAGCGGATCGACCTTGAGAAGGCGCCGCTCGGCTCCGCGGGGTTCATGGCCGAGGTCGCGCGGATCGGCGCCGCACAGGAGAAGGTCGCGGCGAAGCCCGGCACCCTCGGCAGCCTGATCAAGGCGTACCGCGAGCACACTGCGTTCACGGACCTCGCGCCACAGACACAGGCCGACTACCAGAAGGTGCTCAACTACCTGAAGAGCATCGAGGGTACGGACCTGAAGCGGTTCGAGACGCCGCTCATTGTGCGCATCCGGGACAAGGCTGCCGAGAAGAAGGGGCGCCGGTTCGGCAACTACGTGAAGGCCGTTCTCTCCCTGCTGTTCGCGTGGGGTGCCGAGCGCGGGCACATGAGGGGCAACCCCGCGCAGGGCATCAAAGACATTCGGAGGAAGAAGGGCGCCGCCGAGGCGAACCGGCCCTGGACGGACGCGGAGCGCGCCGCTGTGCTGGAGGCCGCCCCGCCACACATCAAGATCCCGGTCGCCTTGATGATGTTCACCGGCCTCGGCCCAAAGGACGCACTGACGCTGCCGAAGGCCAGCTACCGGGATGGGGAGATTTCGACTAGCCGGGCCAAGACCGGCGAGCCCGTGTTCTGGCCCGTGCCGCTGCCGCTGGCGATGGTCCTGGCTGCAGCGCCTGAGCACCCTGCCCCGACCCTCTGCGCGAACTCAGAGGGCAAGCCTTGGACGCTGTCAGGCTTTCGGGCGAGCTGGCGCCCGATCCGCGTGCAGTTGGAGAAGGCCGGGCGCGTGCAGCCGGGGCTGACGCTCTACGGCCTGCGCCACACGGTTGCAGTGATTCTACGGGAGATCGGGCACGACGAGCGTACCATCGCCGATGCCCTCGGCCAGCGCACGATCGAGATGGCCCGACACTACGCCAAGGGGGCCGATCTGGCGCCGAAAATGCGGGCTGTTGTGGCGTCGCTGGACGCGGAATTAGCGCGACGCGGTGTCAAAACTGACCCGGAAAAGCGTCAACCCTTAGGGGGTGACGCTTAA
- a CDS encoding pilus assembly protein PilZ, which translates to MFVERRQAPRRNAFRLGSLFFHEEPHCLHCLIWNVSDFGALIEVEPHASPPRRFRVIATALNLDRNAMQTWRDGRKIGVAFVA; encoded by the coding sequence ATGTTCGTCGAGCGCCGGCAGGCACCACGCCGAAATGCCTTCAGGCTTGGGTCGCTGTTCTTCCACGAAGAGCCGCACTGCCTGCATTGCCTGATCTGGAACGTCTCGGACTTCGGCGCACTGATTGAAGTCGAGCCCCACGCATCTCCGCCCCGCCGCTTCCGGGTGATCGCGACCGCCCTGAACCTCGACCGCAACGCCATGCAGACTTGGCGCGATGGACGAAAGATCGGCGTCGCGTTCGTGGCTTGA
- a CDS encoding PilZ domain-containing protein yields MTSERRQEQRAECFSSGELLFEGVAYTPCLIWNMSATGALIEVEPPSSPPDAFDLVVHADGVVRSCLVVRRTGRRLGVAFTI; encoded by the coding sequence ATGACTTCAGAGCGCCGCCAAGAACAAAGGGCCGAGTGTTTTAGCTCCGGCGAGCTTCTGTTCGAGGGAGTGGCGTATACTCCATGCCTCATTTGGAACATGTCGGCGACGGGAGCACTGATCGAGGTAGAGCCGCCAAGTAGCCCGCCCGATGCATTCGACCTTGTTGTCCACGCGGACGGCGTCGTTCGGAGCTGCCTCGTGGTGCGGCGAACCGGACGACGGCTCGGTGTGGCTTTCACGATCTGA
- a CDS encoding winged helix-turn-helix domain-containing protein has product MNAPLRLVTITRDAPARVFSLKVPESLHAAVRAYQAETGLDDTASAVRSLLRLGLRPHGETTALKAAHAAQCAEYEARIADLEEALRQARAAEVPSLDVPGRWGLTTREAQLLTLLRARAPRMVLRLTAMSDIYGPLSRDALDPKGLDVPLCFLRRKLAAAGVPVAIRTRRGLGWQISESDALVLDAAIAAEARRTA; this is encoded by the coding sequence ATGAACGCCCCGCTCCGCCTCGTCACCATCACGCGCGACGCGCCGGCCCGGGTATTCAGCCTGAAGGTGCCGGAGAGCCTGCACGCCGCGGTCCGTGCCTATCAGGCCGAGACCGGGCTCGACGACACGGCCAGCGCCGTGCGCAGCCTGCTCCGGCTGGGCCTGCGCCCGCACGGTGAGACCACGGCGCTGAAGGCAGCCCACGCCGCGCAGTGCGCCGAGTACGAGGCCCGGATTGCGGATCTCGAGGAGGCGCTGCGGCAGGCCAGGGCGGCAGAGGTGCCGAGCCTCGATGTACCGGGGCGCTGGGGCCTCACGACCCGGGAGGCGCAGCTGCTGACGCTGCTGCGGGCCCGCGCGCCGCGCATGGTGCTGCGCTTGACCGCGATGAGCGACATCTACGGGCCGCTGAGCCGCGACGCGCTGGACCCCAAGGGGCTCGACGTTCCGCTCTGCTTTCTGCGCCGCAAGCTCGCCGCAGCCGGCGTGCCGGTCGCCATCCGGACCCGGCGCGGGCTGGGCTGGCAGATCAGTGAGTCCGACGCCTTGGTGCTTGATGCTGCCATCGCCGCCGAAGCGCGGAGGACGGCATGA
- a CDS encoding LexA family transcriptional regulator: MREDELPNACRFLERHRAPGAEPHNELTVVHRFAAEGARSHLGRTDEGLDLMKKLARLAHSERDKGHLPIMSMGICHIGDGQKGGHSPTMLDNAVRRRLEEEMLAQGREMKELSLAAGLGETYVRDALKRGRGKLENLVKVAAVLGKPPEWILGFTHVSDVHASGGNAQTRKDAVIRNVLQHIGGPKELSFDTAPAYGPPLDVIGVVKGGDDGRLVYNGQVIETIPRPPILENVEDAYATYVAGDSMRPRFKEGEKVWVHPHRPARRGDDVVVQLYPEQEGDAPEGYIKEFVRYSGSKLVLYQHNPKGEIEIDRKLVKSIHVIVGSLFA, from the coding sequence GTGCGCGAGGATGAATTGCCGAATGCGTGCCGCTTTCTCGAGCGTCACCGTGCTCCCGGCGCGGAGCCGCATAACGAGCTTACCGTCGTTCACCGCTTTGCGGCCGAAGGTGCTCGCAGCCATCTCGGCCGAACCGATGAAGGCCTCGATCTCATGAAGAAGCTGGCGCGTCTCGCTCATAGCGAGAGGGATAAAGGGCATTTGCCCATCATGTCAATGGGCATCTGCCATATTGGCGATGGGCAGAAGGGTGGGCACTCTCCCACCATGCTCGACAATGCAGTTCGCCGCCGCCTGGAAGAGGAGATGCTCGCGCAGGGCCGCGAGATGAAGGAGCTGTCGTTGGCAGCTGGCCTTGGCGAGACCTACGTGCGCGACGCCCTGAAGCGCGGCCGAGGCAAGCTAGAAAATTTGGTGAAAGTCGCTGCGGTACTAGGTAAGCCGCCGGAGTGGATCTTAGGTTTCACCCACGTATCAGATGTTCATGCATCTGGCGGAAATGCTCAGACGCGCAAAGACGCTGTAATACGCAATGTTTTGCAGCATATCGGCGGACCTAAAGAGCTTAGTTTTGACACGGCGCCAGCATATGGGCCGCCTCTCGATGTGATCGGTGTGGTCAAGGGCGGCGACGACGGACGGCTCGTCTACAACGGCCAGGTAATCGAAACGATTCCACGACCACCCATCCTGGAGAACGTCGAAGACGCCTACGCCACCTATGTAGCTGGTGACAGCATGCGGCCGCGGTTCAAGGAGGGAGAGAAGGTCTGGGTTCACCCGCACCGTCCTGCCCGGCGCGGAGACGATGTCGTCGTACAGCTCTATCCGGAGCAGGAGGGCGATGCGCCGGAAGGCTACATCAAGGAATTCGTCCGGTACTCAGGTTCGAAGCTCGTGCTTTATCAGCATAATCCGAAAGGCGAGATCGAAATTGACCGGAAGCTCGTTAAGTCAATCCATGTGATCGTCGGGTCTCTTTTTGCGTAG
- a CDS encoding ATP-binding protein yields the protein MAISWDQLTQKKRPRPPVILEYGPEKAGKTTLASEFPNPVFLQTEEGDGVLDIASMGKIESFEDLMSAIGMLYEREHEFQTVVVDSVTALQPIIWAETGERGDDKGNKKKRIEDFGYGKGYVYALAVWQEVLDGLNALRRDRGMTIILIAHSKIERFDDPETVGYSRYEIDLHDKARDFLKREADVVLLVKPDVTVKSEEAGFNKTRAIGQGGRSVWMHATSRPAYAAGNRYGLPEKTLYEPGKGFDALAPFFPHLATADAARIAAE from the coding sequence ATGGCTATTTCCTGGGATCAACTCACGCAGAAGAAGCGGCCACGGCCGCCCGTGATCCTCGAATACGGACCCGAGAAGGCAGGCAAGACCACGCTGGCCTCGGAGTTTCCGAACCCGGTCTTCCTGCAGACCGAAGAGGGCGACGGCGTTCTCGACATCGCCAGCATGGGCAAGATCGAGAGCTTCGAAGACCTCATGTCGGCGATCGGCATGCTCTATGAGCGCGAGCACGAGTTCCAGACCGTGGTGGTCGACAGCGTCACGGCTCTGCAGCCCATCATCTGGGCCGAGACCGGCGAGCGCGGCGACGACAAGGGCAATAAGAAGAAGCGCATCGAGGATTTCGGCTACGGCAAGGGCTACGTCTACGCCCTGGCCGTCTGGCAGGAAGTGCTCGACGGACTGAACGCTCTGCGGCGCGACCGCGGGATGACGATCATCCTGATCGCGCATTCCAAGATTGAGCGCTTCGACGATCCCGAAACAGTCGGCTACTCGCGCTACGAGATCGACCTGCACGACAAGGCGCGCGACTTCCTGAAGCGCGAGGCCGACGTCGTCCTGCTGGTGAAGCCCGACGTCACAGTGAAGTCGGAGGAAGCCGGCTTCAACAAGACCCGGGCGATCGGGCAGGGCGGCCGCTCGGTCTGGATGCATGCCACCTCGCGCCCGGCCTACGCCGCGGGCAACCGCTACGGCCTGCCCGAGAAGACGCTCTACGAGCCCGGCAAGGGCTTCGATGCCCTCGCCCCCTTCTTCCCCCACCTCGCGACGGCCGACGCCGCTCGCATCGCAGCGGAGTGA
- a CDS encoding DUF669 domain-containing protein has protein sequence MAYLGNTFDPADVPEDERSFEPMPEGDYNVQIVESEIAATKNGGDMLKLTLEVIDGQFANRKVWDNLNIRNSNPTAQQIAQRALADICTATGTGPITDSEDLHFKPFVATLKIEPPRTVGDKTYDARNAVKRYKARGGQPPAGKAAPQRQSAQSSGAARPSGGGTGSRPWTARQNEAARSQQHDDIPF, from the coding sequence ATGGCCTATCTCGGCAACACCTTCGACCCGGCCGACGTGCCGGAGGACGAGCGCTCCTTCGAGCCGATGCCCGAGGGTGACTACAACGTGCAGATCGTCGAGAGCGAGATCGCAGCGACGAAGAACGGCGGCGACATGCTGAAGCTCACCCTCGAGGTGATCGACGGGCAGTTCGCCAATCGGAAGGTCTGGGACAACCTCAACATCCGCAATTCGAACCCGACAGCGCAGCAGATCGCCCAGCGGGCACTCGCCGACATCTGCACCGCGACGGGCACGGGTCCGATCACGGACAGCGAGGATCTGCACTTCAAGCCGTTCGTCGCGACGCTGAAGATCGAGCCGCCCCGCACGGTCGGCGATAAGACCTACGACGCCCGCAACGCGGTGAAGCGCTACAAGGCCCGCGGCGGCCAGCCGCCGGCCGGCAAGGCTGCTCCGCAGCGCCAGTCCGCGCAATCCAGCGGCGCTGCGCGCCCGAGCGGTGGCGGCACTGGCTCGCGGCCCTGGACTGCGCGCCAGAATGAGGCGGCGCGCTCGCAGCAGCACGACGACATCCCGTTCTAG
- a CDS encoding HNH endonuclease yields the protein MARHFLVSKGLDDLSWLRAHLAYDGTTGIVRWIKAPAPHLQYLVGTPAGCRRPDDNYLRIVIGQRKIGAHIVAWALHHGELPDGIVDHRDCDTFNNKLCNLRLADERGNAANRQIAKNNTSGFKGVSWSKQRRKFKAYIKTNDRQIHLGLFDTAEAASAAYTAAADRIFGAFARAA from the coding sequence ATGGCACGGCACTTTCTCGTCTCAAAGGGACTGGACGATCTTAGTTGGCTGCGTGCGCACCTAGCTTACGATGGGACAACGGGTATCGTGCGCTGGATCAAAGCTCCTGCGCCGCATCTGCAATATCTCGTCGGCACGCCCGCTGGGTGTCGTCGCCCAGATGACAATTATCTCAGGATCGTTATCGGTCAGCGCAAGATCGGCGCGCATATTGTGGCGTGGGCTCTCCATCACGGCGAATTGCCGGATGGGATCGTAGATCATAGAGATTGCGATACTTTCAACAACAAGCTTTGCAATTTGCGTCTTGCTGATGAGCGCGGCAATGCTGCCAACAGGCAGATCGCGAAGAATAATACTTCTGGCTTCAAGGGGGTGAGTTGGTCGAAGCAAAGACGGAAATTTAAGGCTTATATTAAGACGAACGACCGGCAGATTCACCTTGGGCTGTTCGACACAGCTGAAGCTGCGTCTGCGGCGTACACCGCAGCTGCCGATAGGATTTTTGGCGCTTTTGCGAGGGCCGCCTGA
- a CDS encoding oxidoreductase: MAALPPPLSHTALAIDAAFVAAARDGDSAGVPMSQVINPCDRALWYAFRWAAPPESAEGSRQRRFNTGNIYEGRLLDMLRMIGADVQEIDETTGKQIRVDLAGGHLRGKLDGVASGLPEAPTAPHAVECKSANDKSFKAIVKGPIRETKPEHFAQIQLYMHALDLRRGLYMLANKNDDAIHCERVEYDPAFCLALVARVERIVATPRPPARLYEDPTSKAAFACQFCPARAICHEGAFPRQNCRTCLSSTPSDGPRWDCERHRRRLSYDAAQAGCNAHLFIPDLVPGEQVDADPTRGTVTYCMGDGSTWVDGAGQGRAA; this comes from the coding sequence ATGGCCGCGCTCCCGCCGCCCCTCTCACACACCGCACTCGCCATCGACGCTGCCTTCGTGGCGGCTGCGCGCGACGGCGATAGCGCCGGCGTGCCGATGTCTCAGGTCATCAATCCCTGTGACCGGGCACTCTGGTACGCCTTCCGCTGGGCCGCCCCGCCCGAGAGCGCTGAGGGGTCCCGCCAGCGCCGCTTCAACACCGGCAACATCTACGAAGGCCGTCTGCTCGACATGCTCCGCATGATCGGCGCCGACGTGCAGGAGATCGACGAGACCACCGGCAAGCAGATCCGGGTCGATCTCGCTGGCGGCCACCTTCGCGGCAAGCTCGACGGGGTCGCGTCCGGCCTGCCCGAGGCGCCGACGGCGCCGCACGCGGTCGAGTGCAAAAGCGCCAACGACAAGTCGTTCAAGGCGATCGTGAAGGGCCCAATCCGCGAGACGAAGCCCGAGCACTTCGCGCAGATCCAACTCTACATGCACGCGCTCGACCTGCGCCGCGGGCTCTACATGCTCGCCAACAAGAACGACGACGCGATCCACTGCGAGCGCGTCGAGTACGACCCGGCGTTCTGCCTGGCGCTGGTCGCCCGCGTCGAACGCATCGTGGCCACACCGAGACCGCCGGCCCGGCTCTACGAGGACCCGACTTCGAAGGCGGCTTTCGCGTGCCAGTTCTGCCCCGCCCGGGCGATCTGCCATGAGGGCGCATTTCCGCGCCAGAACTGCCGGACCTGCCTGTCCTCGACGCCGAGCGACGGCCCGCGCTGGGACTGCGAGCGTCACAGGCGCCGGCTGTCCTACGATGCGGCCCAGGCTGGCTGCAACGCGCACCTCTTCATCCCGGACCTCGTCCCCGGCGAGCAGGTCGACGCCGATCCGACGCGCGGGACGGTGACCTATTGCATGGGCGACGGCTCCACGTGGGTCGACGGCGCTGGCCAGGGGAGGGCGGCGTGA
- a CDS encoding methyltransferase: MSQNLSHAVMAQRHEAADSFDLFPTPPWATRALCEFIGVDRDLKRRRAWEPACGLGHMVRPLSEYFEMVYASDAVNYGHGAVRDFLFPGDEPAFDWIITNPPFRLAEEFAHTMIDRASEGAAILVRTAFLESVGRYDSLFSKRKPTAILQFSERVPMHKGRLEPNGSTATAYCWIVWETRPHRPCANGVPAFVWIPPCRRKLERPADYEVAA, encoded by the coding sequence GTGAGCCAGAACCTCTCACACGCCGTCATGGCGCAGCGCCACGAGGCGGCCGATTCTTTCGACCTGTTCCCGACCCCGCCGTGGGCTACGCGCGCCCTGTGCGAGTTCATCGGCGTCGACCGCGACCTGAAGCGCCGGCGTGCCTGGGAGCCAGCCTGCGGCCTCGGGCACATGGTGCGGCCGCTCTCCGAGTATTTCGAGATGGTCTACGCCTCCGACGCGGTGAATTACGGCCACGGCGCGGTCCGGGATTTCCTCTTTCCGGGTGACGAGCCGGCCTTCGACTGGATCATCACGAATCCTCCGTTCCGGCTCGCCGAGGAATTCGCGCACACCATGATCGACCGCGCCAGCGAGGGCGCCGCGATCTTGGTCCGGACGGCCTTTCTGGAGAGCGTCGGCCGGTACGACTCGCTGTTCTCGAAGCGGAAGCCGACCGCGATCCTGCAGTTCTCCGAGCGCGTGCCCATGCACAAGGGCCGCTTGGAACCCAACGGCTCCACGGCCACCGCCTATTGCTGGATCGTCTGGGAGACGCGCCCGCACCGCCCGTGCGCCAACGGCGTGCCGGCCTTCGTGTGGATTCCGCCCTGCCGGCGCAAGCTGGAGCGGCCGGCCGACTACGAGGTGGCAGCATGA
- a CDS encoding DEAD/DEAH box helicase, producing MLSLRPYQRASLDALYEHWQDGGGNGLIVLPTGAGKALAIAALVRETLERWPDLRICIVTHVRELVSQNFKELLGYWPGAPAGIYSAGLGRRDTHSRILFCGMQSVWNKVGRLGGFDLVIVDEAHLIPRSSDTSYGKFLSGLQAVTPDMRVVGLTATPYRLDSGRLDEGDGRIFERIVFEANVGDLIRDEYLSPLVSKATATSFDLTGVGKRGGDYIPGQLEAAVNHDDITQSAVSEMVALGQDRRAWLAFCAGVKHAEAVRDAIRARGLTCEAVSGETPSGQRDAIINAFRAGRIRCLTSVGVLSTGFNVPHVDLVALLRPTASTGLYVQQVGRALRRAPGKTDALILDYAGLVKAHGPIDAITARGKPKAAAKEGEEEVRAKECPDCRSLVALNTRICTTCGHEWIRDEAPRHDAVADAVHAILSLDGPPWLTVTGMSFARHTKPGSPDSLRAEFHCGVSTYRLWVCLEHGGTAARKACDWWRRMGGGEPPATVEEGLARADDLVWPHEIQVRQAGKFWEVVGYRFAAGEGWSSRAVRDFDEAA from the coding sequence ATGCTGAGCCTCCGCCCCTACCAGCGCGCCAGCTTGGACGCGCTCTACGAGCACTGGCAGGACGGCGGCGGCAACGGCTTGATCGTTCTGCCCACGGGCGCCGGCAAGGCGCTCGCCATCGCGGCGCTCGTGCGCGAGACGCTGGAGCGCTGGCCGGACCTCCGGATCTGTATCGTCACGCACGTCCGCGAGCTCGTCAGCCAGAACTTCAAGGAGCTGCTGGGCTACTGGCCCGGCGCGCCGGCTGGCATCTACTCGGCCGGGCTCGGGCGGCGCGATACGCACAGCCGGATCCTGTTCTGCGGCATGCAGTCGGTCTGGAACAAGGTCGGGCGCCTTGGCGGCTTCGATCTCGTCATCGTCGACGAGGCGCACCTCATCCCGCGCTCGTCGGACACCAGCTACGGCAAGTTCCTCTCCGGCCTGCAGGCCGTGACGCCGGATATGCGTGTGGTCGGCCTCACCGCGACGCCCTACCGGCTCGATTCCGGCCGGCTCGACGAGGGTGACGGCCGGATCTTCGAGCGCATCGTCTTCGAGGCGAATGTCGGCGATTTGATCCGCGACGAGTACCTGTCGCCGCTCGTCAGCAAGGCAACCGCGACGAGCTTCGATCTGACCGGCGTCGGCAAGCGCGGCGGCGACTACATCCCGGGCCAGCTCGAGGCCGCGGTCAATCACGACGACATCACGCAGAGCGCGGTGTCCGAGATGGTCGCGCTCGGCCAGGACCGGCGCGCCTGGCTCGCCTTCTGCGCCGGCGTGAAGCACGCCGAGGCCGTGCGTGACGCGATCCGGGCCCGCGGCCTGACCTGCGAGGCCGTGTCCGGCGAGACGCCGTCGGGCCAGCGTGACGCCATCATCAACGCGTTCCGGGCCGGCCGCATCCGGTGCCTGACCAGCGTCGGGGTGCTTTCGACCGGGTTCAACGTGCCCCACGTCGACCTCGTCGCGCTGCTGCGCCCGACGGCGTCCACGGGCCTGTACGTGCAGCAGGTCGGGCGCGCCCTGCGGCGCGCGCCGGGCAAGACGGACGCGCTCATCCTCGACTACGCCGGCCTCGTAAAGGCGCACGGCCCGATCGACGCGATCACGGCGCGTGGCAAGCCGAAGGCGGCCGCGAAGGAGGGCGAGGAGGAGGTCCGCGCCAAGGAGTGCCCGGATTGCCGGAGCCTCGTCGCGCTCAACACCCGGATCTGCACGACCTGCGGCCACGAGTGGATCCGCGACGAGGCGCCGAGACACGACGCCGTAGCCGACGCCGTGCACGCCATCCTGTCGCTCGACGGCCCGCCCTGGCTCACCGTTACCGGCATGTCGTTCGCCCGGCACACCAAGCCCGGGTCGCCCGACAGTCTCCGGGCCGAGTTTCACTGCGGGGTCTCCACGTATCGGCTCTGGGTCTGCCTGGAGCACGGCGGCACGGCGGCGCGGAAGGCCTGTGACTGGTGGCGCCGGATGGGCGGCGGCGAGCCTCCCGCGACGGTCGAGGAAGGGCTCGCGCGCGCCGACGATCTGGTCTGGCCGCACGAGATCCAGGTCCGGCAGGCCGGCAAGTTCTGGGAGGTGGTCGGCTACCGCTTCGCCGCCGGCGAGGGCTGGTCGAGCCGGGCCGTCAGAGACTTCGACGAGGCTGCGTGA
- a CDS encoding DUF6511 domain-containing protein — MTKHLDNSESCFVCRRRADGLGVNQGNRIGWLCQQCADGGYGMKAIRMSARSFDEFEARAIAAAGDAAGAYLDSVGQTDLAKLHPANWRVFCETLITSFGDAIRREVGKGVLRDGFGEVIHAHKTTEELEAEAAGQEAA; from the coding sequence GTGACCAAGCACCTCGACAATTCAGAGTCCTGCTTCGTCTGCCGTCGGCGGGCGGACGGGCTCGGGGTGAACCAAGGCAACCGCATCGGATGGCTGTGCCAGCAGTGCGCCGACGGCGGGTACGGCATGAAGGCGATCAGGATGAGTGCCAGATCATTCGACGAGTTCGAGGCGCGGGCCATCGCGGCGGCCGGTGACGCGGCGGGGGCCTACCTCGACAGTGTCGGCCAGACCGATCTGGCGAAGCTCCATCCCGCGAACTGGCGGGTGTTCTGCGAGACCCTGATTACGAGCTTTGGGGACGCGATCCGCCGCGAGGTCGGCAAGGGCGTGCTGCGCGACGGCTTCGGCGAGGTGATCCACGCGCACAAGACCACCGAAGAACTCGAGGCCGAGGCAGCTGGCCAGGAGGCCGCGTGA